ACCATCACGGAACACGACATGGCCTTTGCTATGCACCAGTTGGGCGGAATGGGAATCCTTCACCGCTTTATCACAATCGATGAACAAGCCGATCAAGCTCGCCGCTTGAAAGCCGCGGGCGTAAAAAATATTTCTGGCAGCGTTGGCGTGGGTGAAGAACTTAAAGCGCGCGCAAAGGCTCTTGTTGAAGCGGGCGTAAACATTATTACTATCGACATTGCCCACGGTCACTCCGTGCAAATGATCGAAACTATGAAATGGCTTAAGGACACTTATCCAAACGTAGACATCATCGCGGGGAATCTTGCGACACCAGACGCTGCTCGCGATTTAATCGAAGCAGGTGCAGATGCCATCAAAGTGGGCATCGGTCCTGGTTCTATGTGTACAACAAGAATCATCACAGGTTGTGGGGTTCCGCAATTAACGGCCGTAGCATTAAGTGCAGAAATCGCTGATAGCTATGGAGTTCCTGTTATCGCTGACGGTGGTATCAGAACTTCTGGAGATATGGTGAAAGCTTTCGCTGCGGGCGCAAGCTGCGTGATGCTTGGAAGTATGCTTTCAGGTACGATCGAAACTCCGGGGGAAATTAAAAACGGTAAAAAGCATTATCGTGGTATGGCTTCTCGCGCAGCTCAAGATTCTTGGCGCGGTGGAGTTCCAGAAGGTATGGCTCCCGAAGGAGAAGCAACCCAAGTGAATGTTAAAGGTCATGTGAAAGACGTGATACTAGAAATTTCTGGCGGCATCCGTTCAGGAATGAGTTACGTTAACGCATCCACTATTGCTGAAATACGTGAAAAAGCACTCTTTATGGAAATGTCTGCAAACGGAGTTGCCGAGTCACGTGCTCACGGGGTAAAAAATTAATAATGTCGAAGGCGGATTCAAGACCTATTGGTGTTTTTGACTCTGGAATTGGCGGGCTCACAGTTCTTAAGGAACTTGCTCTACAATTTCCACAGGAAAGTTTTCTGTATCTTGGAGATACAGCAAGACTTCCTTATGGTTCAAAATCACCTTCTACAATCCGCAAATATTCTGAACAGAATATTATCTTCCTAGAAAAACAAAACGTGAAGGCCATCGTCATCGCTTGTAATACGGCTTCCAGCCAATTAACTGAGCATGAGTTTGATGGTCTTCCGATTTATAATGTCATCGAGCCCGGTTCGCAAAGAGCATTGGAAGTTTCAAGTTCCAAACGCATTGGTCTGCTTGGAACCCGCGCCACCGTGAACTCTAAAGCTTATACGAAAAAGATCATGGAATTTGATCCAAAAGCGCAGGTTTTTGATCAAGCTTGTCCATTATTTGTACCGCTAGCGGAAGAGGGCTGGGATTCAGATCCCGTCACAAACTTAATTGTTTTTAGATATCTCACTCCCCTTTTGCAAAATCACATCGACACGTTGATTTTGGGCTGCACTCACTATCCTATTTTAAAAAATTCCATTTCAAGAGTGACGGGCTCATCGGTTGAGCTTGTTGATTCGGGTGAAGCCATCGCAAGATGGTTGGACCGCGATATGAAAGAAAATAGATTGGGTGCAAGCCCTGGAGTGGAACCACGTCGTATTGAAATCATGACGACGGATCACTCTGACCATTTCACTGAAGCGGCAATGCGAATTCTGAAACCAGTTAAAGCGGATGGCTTTAGAGTGGTTGATCTTTAGATACAGATTTCTAAAGGAAGCTCCTGCAAATTATAAACACTGGCCATAGAGTAACCATAGGCCCCTGAATCCATCACGGCAACAAAATCGCCTTCTTTCACCGAACCTAAGCTTCTGTCTTTGGCAAAAAAATCTGATGATTCACAAATAGGACCTACGATGTCGGCCTTCATGTTTTCTAATGATTTTCCTAATGGCAAAATCATATGATCTGCTTCGTAAAGCGAAGGGCGAATCAGGTGATTCATACCTGCATCGACAATCACAAAAGTCTTAGCACTGGTTTTTTTAATGTATTGCACTTGCGTGATAAGAACTCCGCAATGACCAAGCAACCACCTTCCCGGCTCAGATTGCAATTCGCAATCAAGATCACTTAAGGTGTCTAAAGTGATTTTTGCATACTCTTGCAAAAGGGACTCTTCTAGTTCCAAATCCAAACGGTCGTAGAAAATTCCAAGACCGCCACCGAAATCAAAACGCTTTAATGTCGCAAATTCTTTTTGCAGATCTTTAAAGACAGGTTTTAATTTTTGTAATGCTTCTTGATATCCCGTGAATTCAAGCATCTGAGAACCCAGATGTAGGCTGATTCCTACAAGTTCAATGGAAGCAGAATAATTCTTTAAACATTTCTTTAAGTCAGGAATTAACGAAAGCTCCATGCCAAACTTATTATCTTTTAAACCTGTGGCAATGTAAGGATGTGTTTTGATATCCACATCGGGATTTAAACGCAAAGCCACTTGGGCTTTCTTTCCCGCTTCAAGAGCAAGCTTTCCGATGCGCTCTAACTCTGGCAGACTTTCCACATTGATTTGATAAATTCCCAAGCGAAGGGCTTCATTGATCTCGTGAACAGTTTTACCTACTCCGCTATAAACGATGTCTTGAACACTGAATCCCGATTCCAAGGCACGTTTAATTTCTCCTAAGGAAACAACATCAGCTCCAGACCCTAAAGTTTTAAGTCTTTGTAAAACTTCAGCGTTAGGATTCGCCTTCATCGCATAAAACAAACGCACACCTTTTAAAGCTTTGGCCATAGCTTGAAATCTTTGCGTCACGAAATCCAAATCATAAACGTAAATAGGTCGCATATAGTTAGCACACAACGGTGCTAAGGGCTTTTTTAACGGACCTAGGCAAAGCTCATTATTGATGTATTCCATAAAGACCTCGTGCTAGCATCATCGCCCAGGAAGGACTGTTTGTCATGAAAACTTCTATTTTTACTTACACTTCTAAAGGCATGCCTGTTGTTGCTTATGAATTTAAGAATGGCGGGCCTGAGGTATTAATTCTAGGCGGCGTGCACGGGGATGAAGTTGAAGGCGTTATCGCAGCTCAAGAGTTGCTAAAACATTTCGCTTCTGCATTTCCGTATAAATTGAATCTCACGTTAGTTCCTCAGTTTAATTTTGAGGGAGTTATTTTCAAAACCCGCGGCAATGGCAATGGCGTTGACCTTAACCGCAACCTTCCTACTAAGGATTGGTCGCCTGAAGTAAAAACTCCACGCTATCATCCGGGGCCTGCTGCAGGCAGCGAAAGCGAAAACAAAGGCTTGATGAAGTATCTTGAAGAAAAGAA
This is a stretch of genomic DNA from Bdellovibrio reynosensis. It encodes these proteins:
- a CDS encoding M14 family zinc carboxypeptidase; the encoded protein is MKTSIFTYTSKGMPVVAYEFKNGGPEVLILGGVHGDEVEGVIAAQELLKHFASAFPYKLNLTLVPQFNFEGVIFKTRGNGNGVDLNRNLPTKDWSPEVKTPRYHPGPAAGSESENKGLMKYLEEKKPAFVLSLHSWHPVLNVNGDCRKVAEILAAKTGYKIDDDIGYPTPGCLGTYTGLERGFPTITYEIERGLSAEKIIEIHVPAIMESLKALEV
- the lysA gene encoding diaminopimelate decarboxylase; this encodes MEYINNELCLGPLKKPLAPLCANYMRPIYVYDLDFVTQRFQAMAKALKGVRLFYAMKANPNAEVLQRLKTLGSGADVVSLGEIKRALESGFSVQDIVYSGVGKTVHEINEALRLGIYQINVESLPELERIGKLALEAGKKAQVALRLNPDVDIKTHPYIATGLKDNKFGMELSLIPDLKKCLKNYSASIELVGISLHLGSQMLEFTGYQEALQKLKPVFKDLQKEFATLKRFDFGGGLGIFYDRLDLELEESLLQEYAKITLDTLSDLDCELQSEPGRWLLGHCGVLITQVQYIKKTSAKTFVIVDAGMNHLIRPSLYEADHMILPLGKSLENMKADIVGPICESSDFFAKDRSLGSVKEGDFVAVMDSGAYGYSMASVYNLQELPLEICI
- a CDS encoding guanosine monophosphate reductase — its product is MTLMFNWKDIKNRGRGLTFDDVLIVPGRSDIRSRRDPLLTSKVTKNVTLETPIVSANMDTITEHDMAFAMHQLGGMGILHRFITIDEQADQARRLKAAGVKNISGSVGVGEELKARAKALVEAGVNIITIDIAHGHSVQMIETMKWLKDTYPNVDIIAGNLATPDAARDLIEAGADAIKVGIGPGSMCTTRIITGCGVPQLTAVALSAEIADSYGVPVIADGGIRTSGDMVKAFAAGASCVMLGSMLSGTIETPGEIKNGKKHYRGMASRAAQDSWRGGVPEGMAPEGEATQVNVKGHVKDVILEISGGIRSGMSYVNASTIAEIREKALFMEMSANGVAESRAHGVKN
- the murI gene encoding glutamate racemase, with protein sequence MSKADSRPIGVFDSGIGGLTVLKELALQFPQESFLYLGDTARLPYGSKSPSTIRKYSEQNIIFLEKQNVKAIVIACNTASSQLTEHEFDGLPIYNVIEPGSQRALEVSSSKRIGLLGTRATVNSKAYTKKIMEFDPKAQVFDQACPLFVPLAEEGWDSDPVTNLIVFRYLTPLLQNHIDTLILGCTHYPILKNSISRVTGSSVELVDSGEAIARWLDRDMKENRLGASPGVEPRRIEIMTTDHSDHFTEAAMRILKPVKADGFRVVDL